A stretch of the Panicum virgatum strain AP13 chromosome 9N, P.virgatum_v5, whole genome shotgun sequence genome encodes the following:
- the LOC120688666 gene encoding late embryogenesis abundant protein 3-like, with translation MEARPSRIECPEPSEHPEPTNPGRVLDTERVAPRDATESVTEQLARGGSRDDGAVDETYDTRVKIGEALEGSARAIGDKPVERSDAAAICTAEACAVGGGAGRGAIPGGVAERAQGAVAANARAARGEDKVTMADALTWESTMKLPTSEAVTSEVAAAAAAAEAANDPRGKTDPLGVSAALGMAAKHNSEHERAA, from the exons ATGGAAGCCCGACCCAGCAGGATAGAATGCCCAGAGCCCTCCGAGCATCCTGAGCCGACGAACCCCGGCCGGGTGCTCGACACCGAGCGCGTCGCCCCGAGGGACGCCACGGAGTCGGTCACGGAGCAGctcgcgcgcggcggcagccGCGACGACGGCGCCGTCGACGAGACGTACGACACCAGGGTCAAGATCGGGGAGGCGCTGGAGGGGTCGGCCAGGGCCATCGGGGACAAACCCGTGGAGCGGTCCGACGCCGCGGCGATCTGCACCGCCGAGGCgtgcgccgtcggcggcggcgcgggccgcggGGCCATCCCCGGCGGGGTCGCCGAGCGGGCGCAGGGCGCGGTGGCTGCCAACgcacgcgccgcgcgcggcgaggaCAAGGTCACCATGGCCGACGCCCTGACG tgggagtcgacgatgaaGCTGCCGACGAGCGAGGCGGTGACGAGCGAGGtcgccgcggcagcggcggcggcggaggcggcgaacgACCCCCGAGGGAAGACGGATCCACTCGGGGTGAGCGCCGCGCTCGGCATGGCGGCGAAGCACAACTCTGAACATGAGCGCGCGGCCTGA
- the LOC120690117 gene encoding photosystem II D1 precursor processing protein PSB27-H2, chloroplastic-like isoform X1 encodes MLFPPPPPMPTLSKCCRCRCSSPSPKLQRPAETGKKPTCGGAMMLITRRAHAASLLLGLAAMAVAAPAPARADDGSNGGGGGGEEEEGVLGAIKSIFDPNEKTKAGKVLPKAYLKAAREVVRTLRESLEEDDGGDMARFRRNADAAKESIREFLGGWRGQQAVAAEESYVALEKAIRSLAEFYSKAGPSAPLPLDVKNKILDHLSTADAYL; translated from the exons ATGCTtttccctccgccgcctccgatgCCCACGCTGAGCaagtgctgccgctgccgctgctcgtcgccgtcgccgaagcTGCAGCGACCTGCGGAGACCGGGAAGAAGCCTACCT GCGGCGGAGCGATGATGCTTATCACAAGGAGAGCCCACGCCGCatccctcctcctcggcctcgcggccatggcggtggcggcgccggcgccggccagggCGGACGATGggagcaacggcggcggcggcggcggcgaggaggaggagggcgtcctCGGCGCCATCAAGTCCATCTTCGACCCGAACGAGAAGACCAAGGCCGGGAAGGTGCTCCCCAAGGCGTACCTGAAGGCCGCCAGGGAGGTGGTGCGCACGCTCCGGGAGTCGCtggaggaggacgacggcggcgacatGGCCAGGTTCCGGCGGAACGCCGACGCCGCCAAGGAGTCCATCCGGGAGTTCCTGGGCGGGTGGAGAGGCCAgcaggccgtcgccgccgag GAGTCGTACGTCGCGTTGGAGAAGGCGATCAGATCACTGGCGGAGTTCTACTCCAAAGCAGGGCCCTCCGCTCCGCTCCCactggatgtcaagaacaagaTCCTCGATCACCTCAGTACAGCGGACGCCTACCTGTAG
- the LOC120690117 gene encoding photosystem II D1 precursor processing protein PSB27-H2, chloroplastic-like isoform X2 produces MMLITRRAHAASLLLGLAAMAVAAPAPARADDGSNGGGGGGEEEEGVLGAIKSIFDPNEKTKAGKVLPKAYLKAAREVVRTLRESLEEDDGGDMARFRRNADAAKESIREFLGGWRGQQAVAAEESYVALEKAIRSLAEFYSKAGPSAPLPLDVKNKILDHLSTADAYL; encoded by the exons ATGATGCTTATCACAAGGAGAGCCCACGCCGCatccctcctcctcggcctcgcggccatggcggtggcggcgccggcgccggccagggCGGACGATGggagcaacggcggcggcggcggcggcgaggaggaggagggcgtcctCGGCGCCATCAAGTCCATCTTCGACCCGAACGAGAAGACCAAGGCCGGGAAGGTGCTCCCCAAGGCGTACCTGAAGGCCGCCAGGGAGGTGGTGCGCACGCTCCGGGAGTCGCtggaggaggacgacggcggcgacatGGCCAGGTTCCGGCGGAACGCCGACGCCGCCAAGGAGTCCATCCGGGAGTTCCTGGGCGGGTGGAGAGGCCAgcaggccgtcgccgccgag GAGTCGTACGTCGCGTTGGAGAAGGCGATCAGATCACTGGCGGAGTTCTACTCCAAAGCAGGGCCCTCCGCTCCGCTCCCactggatgtcaagaacaagaTCCTCGATCACCTCAGTACAGCGGACGCCTACCTGTAG
- the LOC120690116 gene encoding uncharacterized protein LOC120690116 isoform X1 has product MPEATGLEMGHNGSKGTPMAGMAEDTAKDLKKVAASLEVNKSSGDDDLGGGPALTGRKRKDWTRSSVEENGTVTKRVLRSDAMRMRTEAQTASGLAVEVSKTDSLDKKHREAVVEAYKKHREAVVEACKSGVLTTHTCDGEEGNILVNGNVSNISEESARRPENNMEMSGVAAEFPQGDDLGTGGSIAELDDKRVKSDEKISAGTDEEQNDSRAGTSSLSVDESQANEVSYGPFQGEVIDSAAADDDSKSTDLGRISPTSGLECVEHEDTVVCTEGVVLRSGDQKVEKHSHIDDVCTKTEISLTESGRCTVDNHADLTECSKQDEKGSLANETNDVSPHDIVFTRRKSISRKACESKQVKCEELRVEKRVTRSATVRQREVSGSSCKATANEATLGSKGRKGDIVAHYTRKVSSTVSPKPHHAALVECNTNAKKQTVKGKVKNDNHANATVNEDSENESKVNSKSESLVRSISIVKKTTEAAVSAMDQNISGSAITEKNDTEHTDSDGVKSENKTPLQKLVMSVGAKIVASKKRILEFGLDKTAGRSPITMPSMKKTRNTSSDPDTEQLNKSSGEKLDGKNCDSGNKRVLRERQNCSQTILSSRSSNHTNQNAIKLTQEQSDDDEIVRDTSYKRTRRGRSRDAPPIVPEQEDSSDSEEDFVLKKYQQKRKKSDRAAGSKLRHSSAPSKAGRLGRSVPNSSESSPLSLPAGKGKVKVPEGKGKSDRAPTMKTVSPSGQTNAGSLREEKQKISDQIKAILVDAGWKIDLRPRNGRNYMDSVYIPPSGKGSYWSVTKAYYAFRETMESEQKDSSKVQSLSKKSVGSPGKRQASSSSGCTLTEDILSKLKRVVVNRRTTKIEIQRLRKKAFKKGTSKEKKNKTTRNERKKRGGCALLARGSNKESDSSADGFVPYEWKRTIFSWLIDLGVLSVNTKLKCMDESHSEVLLEGIVTRDGINCSCCSKVLSVLEFVAHAGGEVKKPYRNIVVDGLDIDLLHCLTNAWNKQSDSERQDFFPISIEGDDPNDDTCGICGDGGDLICCDGCPSTFHMSCLGLEALPSDDWCCANCSCKFCHEHSSDDAEDIADADSSLRSCSQCEEQYHQACSPEIDSITSDSDQSCNLFCQKSCRLLFEELQNLLGVKKDLEQEFSCRVVQRIHEDVPETAIALDERVECNSKIAVALSLMDECFLPIVDQRTGINLIRNVVYSCGSNFVRLDFHGFYIFILERGDEMIAAASVRIHGTKLAEMPFIGTRNMYRRQGMCRRLLDGIEMILRSLNVEKLIIPAISELVDTWTTKFGFSPLEDSETQEVKSVSMLVFPGTGLLQKQLLQKALPDEDPCPTGAGAILSGSKSGKPSDVAIDDSLCSVASPDPLGSGVTEHMDSSTNGDGTCNGDVSQQSSHP; this is encoded by the exons ATGCCCGAAGCCACT GGGCTTGAAATGGGCCACAACGGCTCTAAGGGAACTCCAATGGCAGGAATGGCTGAAGACACAGCAAAAGATTTGAAGAAGGTTGCTGCCTCCTTGGAGGTAAACAAGTCTTCTGGTGATGACGATCTTGGCGGAGGTCCTGCTTTGACTGGGAGGAAAAGGAAGGATTGGACGAGGAGTTCTGTAGAGGAGAATGGGACTGTGACAAAAAGGGTGTTGAGGTCCGACGCCATGAGGATGCGTACTGAGGCTCAGACAGCCAGTGGACTGGCTGTGGAGGTTAGCAAAACGGATAGTTTGGACAAGAAACACCGTGAGGCAGTTGTGGAGGCTTACAAGAAACACCGTGAGGCTGTTGTGGAGGCTTGCAAAAGTGGGGTGCTGACAACACATACTTGCGATGGCGAGGAAGGCAACATATTGGTTAACGGGAATGTGAGCAATATCTCGGAAGAGTCAGCTAGGCGTCCTGAGAATAATATGGAGATGTCTGGTGTTGCTGCAGAATTTCCTCAAGGGGATGACTTAGGCACTGGAGGTAGCATTGCAGAATTAGATGATAAGAGAGTCAAGTCAGATGAGAAGATTTCCGCTGGAACTGATGAAGAGCAGAATGATTCTAGAGCTGGAACAAGCAGTTTGAGTGTTGATGAGTCCCAAGCTAACGAGGTGAGCTACGGGCCTTTCCAGGGCGAGGTCATAGATTCAGCTGCTGCAGATGATGACAGCAAGAGCACAGATTTAGGAAGAATCAGCCCTACCAGCGGATTAGAGTGTGTTGAGCATGAGGATACAGTGGTTTGTACCGAGGGAGTGGTACTCCGCAGCGGAGATCAGAAAGTTGAGAAGCATTCTCACATTGACGATGTATGTACAAAAACTGAGATATCTTTGACTGAAAGTGGAAGATGCACAGTAGACAACCACGCTGATCTAACCGAGTGCTCTAAGCAGGATGAGAAGGGCAGCCTTGCGAATGAAACCAATGATGTTTCACCACATGACATTGTCTTTACAAGGAGAAAATCGATATCTAGAAAAGCATGTGAGTCAAAGCAGGTGAAATGTGAGGAGTTGCGAGTTGAGAAACGAGTTACAAGGTCAGCTACAGTTAGACAGAGAGAAGTTTCTGGAAGCTCATGCAAAGCTACTGCAAATGAGGCTACATTAGGAAGCAAAGGGAGGAAAGGAGATATTGTTGCTCACTATACAAGGAAAGTGAGCAGTACAGTATCCCCGAAACCTCACCATGCTGCGCTGGTAGAATGTAATACCAATGCGAAGAAGCAAACCGTGAAAGGAAAGGTTAAGAATGATAATCATGCAAATGCCACAGTGAATGAGGATTCAGAAAATGAATCGAAGGTAAATTCGAAGTCAGAATCACTTGTGAGAAGCATCAGCATTGTTAAGAAAACAACTGAAGCTGCTGTTTCTGCGATGGATCAGAATATCTCTGGCTCAGCCATCACTGAGAAAAATGATACGGAGCATACAGATTCTGATGGAgttaaatctgaaaataagaCTCCTTTGCAGAAACtagtgatgtctgttggtgcgAAGATTGTTGCTAGCAAGAAGAGGAtattggaatttgggcttgacAAAACTGCTGGAAGGTCACCAATTACCATGCCATCcatgaaaaagacaagaaaTACATCTTCTGATCCAGATACAGAGCAACTAAATAAGTCTTCTGGAGAGAAGCTTGATGGGAAGAACTGTGATTCAGGAAACAAACGTGTTCTTAGGGAACGGCAGAATTGCAGTCAGACAATTTTGTCAAGCAGATCTTCTAACCACACTAATCAAAATGCTATCAAGCTGACACAGGAGCAATCTGATGATGACGAGATCGTCCGTGATACTTCCTACAAGAGAACTCGTAGAGGACGTAGCCGTGATGCTCCTCCTATCGTGCCAGAACAAGAGGACTCTAGTGACTCAGAAGAAGACTTTGTCTTGAAAAAGTATcagcaaaaaaggaaaaaatctgATCGAGCGGCTGGATCTAAGTTGAGGCATTCTTCTGCTCCTTCCAAAGCAGGTCGCTTGGGTAGATCTGTTCCAAACAGTTCTGAATCTAGCCCCTTGTCTCTGCCAGCAGGAAAGGGGAAAGTGAAGGTGCCTGAAGGCAAGGGGAAGTCAGACAGGGCTCCGACTATGAAAACTGTAAGCCCAAGTGGGCAGACAAATGCAGGAAGTCTTCGTGAAGAAAAGCAAAAAATAAGTGATCAGATAAAGGCCATACTTGTAGATGCTGGTTGGAAGATTGATTTGAGACCCAGAAATGGTAGAAATTACATGGATTCTGTGTATATACCTCCTAGTGGCAAAGGATCTTACTGGTCAGTCACAAAAGCATATTATGCGTTTCGTGAAACCATGGAATCTGAACAAAAGGACAGCTCTAAAGTCCAGAGTTTATCGAAAAAATCTGTTGGTAGCCCTGGCAAAAGGCAGGCTTCTAGTTCTTCAGGTTGTACTTTAACAGAGGACATCCTtagcaaattaaaaagggttGTTGTAAACAGACGGACAACCAAAATAGAGATTCAAAGGCTGAGAAAGAAAGCGTTTAAAAAGGGTACgtcaaaggaaaagaagaaTAAGACTACaagaaatgaaagaaaaaagcgAGGTGGCTGTGCTCTACTTGCTCGTGGATCAAATAAGGAGTCTGACAGCAGCGCTGATGGTTTTGTTCCGTATGAATGGAAACGTACGATTTTCTCCTGGCTGATTGATCTGGGTGTTCTATCAGTCAACACTAAGCTGAAATGTATGGATGAAAGCCACTCAGAAGTTTTACTGGAGGGTATAGTCACTAGGGATGGGATTAACTGCAGCTGCTGTAGTAAGGTCCTTTCAGTGCTTGAATTTGTGGCTCATGCTGGTGGTGAAGTGAAGAAGCCATACAGAAACATAGTTGTAGATGGGCTGGACATTGACCTTTTGCACTGTCTTACTAATGCATGGAATAAGCAATCTGATTCTGAAAGGCAGGATTTCTTTCCTATTAGCATCGAGGGCGATGACCCTAATGATGACACATGTGGTATTTGTGGTGATGGAGGTGATTTGATCTGCTGTGATGGATGCCCCTCGACATTCCACATGAGTTGTCTAGGACTGGAG GCACTTCCCTCAGATGATTGGTGTTGTGCAAACTGCTCGTGTAAATTTTGTCATGAACATTCTAGTGATGATGCTGAAGACATTGCTGATGCTGATTCTTCATTGCGTAGTTGTTCCCAGTGCGAAGAACAGT ATCACCAAGCCTGCTCTCCTGAGATTGATTCCATAACCAGCGATTCAGATCAATCATGCAATTTATTCTGCCAAAAAAGTTGCAGACTG CTGTTTGAGGAATTGCAGAATCTTCTGGGAGTCAAAAAGGATCTTGAACAAGAATTTTCATGCCGAGTTGTTCAGCGCATCCATGAAGATGTACCAGAAACAGCAATTGCTTTGGATGAAAGGGTTGAGTGTAACTCCAAGATTGCTGTTGCGCTTTCGTTAATGGATGAGTGCTTTCTTCCGATTGTTGACCAGAGAACTGGCATCAATTTGATACGCAATGTTGTGTATAGCTGTGG ATCAAATTTTGTGCGACTGGATTTCCATGGATTCTATATCTTTATTTTGGAACGTGGAGATGAAATGATAGCTGCAGCATCTGTCAG AATACATGGAACCAAGTTAGCTGAGATGCCGTTCATTGGTACCCGGAATATGTACAGGCGTCAAGGAATGTGCCGCCGGCTTCTAGATGGAATTGAAATG ATCCTCAgatccctcaatgttgagaagTTGATCATTCCTGCTATATCAGAACTTGTGGACACCTGGACAACTAAATTTGGTTTTAGTCCACTTGAAGATTCTGAGACGCAAGAAGTGAAGTCTGTTAGCATGCTAGTTTTTCCTGGTACAGGTCTTCTCCAAAAGCAATTGCTGCAGAAGGCTTTACCTGATGAAGACCCATGCCCCACAGGAG CTGGTGCCATTTTGTCTGGAAGCAAAAGCGGGAAACCATCTGATGTGGCCATTGATGATTCTCTTTGCTCTGTTGCAAGTCCTGATCCCCTAGGTTCTGGGGTCACAGAGCATATGGACAGCAGCACAAATGGTGATGGTACTTGCAATGGTGATGTTTCACAACAATCTTCCCATCCTTG A
- the LOC120690116 gene encoding uncharacterized protein LOC120690116 isoform X2, translated as MPEATGLEMGHNGSKGTPMAGMAEDTAKDLKKVAASLEVNKSSGDDDLGGGPALTGRKRKDWTRSSVEENGTVTKRVLRSDAMRMRTEAQTASGLAVEVSKTDSLDKKHREAVVEAYKKHREAVVEACKSGVLTTHTCDGEEGNILVNGNVSNISEESARRPENNMEMSGVAAEFPQGDDLGTGGSIAELDDKRVKSDEKISAGTDEEQNDSRAGTSSLSVDESQANEVSYGPFQGEVIDSAAADDDSKSTDLGRISPTSGLECVEHEDTVVCTEGVVLRSGDQKVEKHSHIDDVCTKTEISLTESGRCTVDNHADLTECSKQDEKGSLANETNDVSPHDIVFTRRKSISRKACESKQVKCEELRVEKRVTRSATVRQREVSGSSCKATANEATLGSKGRKGDIVAHYTRKVSSTVSPKPHHAALVECNTNAKKQTVKGKVKNDNHANATVNEDSENESKVNSKSESLVRSISIVKKTTEAAVSAMDQNISGSAITEKNDTEHTDSDGVKSENKTPLQKLVMSVGAKIVASKKRILEFGLDKTAGRSPITMPSMKKTRNTSSDPDTEQLNKSSGEKLDGKNCDSGNKRVLRERQNCSQTILSSRSSNHTNQNAIKLTQEQSDDDEIVRDTSYKRTRRGRSRDAPPIVPEQEDSSDSEEDFVLKKYQQKRKKSDRAAGSKLRHSSAPSKAGRLGRSVPNSSESSPLSLPAGKGKVKVPEGKGKSDRAPTMKTVSPSGQTNAGSLREEKQKISDQIKAILVDAGWKIDLRPRNGRNYMDSVYIPPSGKGSYWSVTKAYYAFRETMESEQKDSSKVQSLSKKSVGSPGKRQASSSSGCTLTEDILSKLKRVVVNRRTTKIEIQRLRKKAFKKGTSKEKKNKTTRNERKKRGGCALLARGSNKESDSSADGFVPYEWKRTIFSWLIDLGVLSVNTKLKCMDESHSEVLLEGIVTRDGINCSCCSKVLSVLEFVAHAGGEVKKPYRNIVVDGLDIDLLHCLTNAWNKQSDSERQDFFPISIEGDDPNDDTCGICGDGGDLICCDGCPSTFHMSCLGLEALPSDDWCCANCSCKFCHEHSSDDAEDIADADSSLRSCSQCEEQYHQACSPEIDSITSDSDQSCNLFCQKSCRLLFEELQNLLGVKKDLEQEFSCRVVQRIHEDVPETAIALDERVECNSKIAVALSLMDECFLPIVDQRTGINLIRNVVYSCGSNFVRLDFHGFYIFILERGDEMIAAASVRIHGTKLAEMPFIGTRNMYRRQGMCRRLLDGIEMILRSLNVEKLIIPAISELVDTWTTKFGFSPLEDSETQEVKSVSMLVFPGTGLLQKQLLQKALPDEDPCPTGAGAILSGSKSGKPSDVAIDDSLCSVASPDPLGSGVTEHMDSSTNGDGTCNDG; from the exons ATGCCCGAAGCCACT GGGCTTGAAATGGGCCACAACGGCTCTAAGGGAACTCCAATGGCAGGAATGGCTGAAGACACAGCAAAAGATTTGAAGAAGGTTGCTGCCTCCTTGGAGGTAAACAAGTCTTCTGGTGATGACGATCTTGGCGGAGGTCCTGCTTTGACTGGGAGGAAAAGGAAGGATTGGACGAGGAGTTCTGTAGAGGAGAATGGGACTGTGACAAAAAGGGTGTTGAGGTCCGACGCCATGAGGATGCGTACTGAGGCTCAGACAGCCAGTGGACTGGCTGTGGAGGTTAGCAAAACGGATAGTTTGGACAAGAAACACCGTGAGGCAGTTGTGGAGGCTTACAAGAAACACCGTGAGGCTGTTGTGGAGGCTTGCAAAAGTGGGGTGCTGACAACACATACTTGCGATGGCGAGGAAGGCAACATATTGGTTAACGGGAATGTGAGCAATATCTCGGAAGAGTCAGCTAGGCGTCCTGAGAATAATATGGAGATGTCTGGTGTTGCTGCAGAATTTCCTCAAGGGGATGACTTAGGCACTGGAGGTAGCATTGCAGAATTAGATGATAAGAGAGTCAAGTCAGATGAGAAGATTTCCGCTGGAACTGATGAAGAGCAGAATGATTCTAGAGCTGGAACAAGCAGTTTGAGTGTTGATGAGTCCCAAGCTAACGAGGTGAGCTACGGGCCTTTCCAGGGCGAGGTCATAGATTCAGCTGCTGCAGATGATGACAGCAAGAGCACAGATTTAGGAAGAATCAGCCCTACCAGCGGATTAGAGTGTGTTGAGCATGAGGATACAGTGGTTTGTACCGAGGGAGTGGTACTCCGCAGCGGAGATCAGAAAGTTGAGAAGCATTCTCACATTGACGATGTATGTACAAAAACTGAGATATCTTTGACTGAAAGTGGAAGATGCACAGTAGACAACCACGCTGATCTAACCGAGTGCTCTAAGCAGGATGAGAAGGGCAGCCTTGCGAATGAAACCAATGATGTTTCACCACATGACATTGTCTTTACAAGGAGAAAATCGATATCTAGAAAAGCATGTGAGTCAAAGCAGGTGAAATGTGAGGAGTTGCGAGTTGAGAAACGAGTTACAAGGTCAGCTACAGTTAGACAGAGAGAAGTTTCTGGAAGCTCATGCAAAGCTACTGCAAATGAGGCTACATTAGGAAGCAAAGGGAGGAAAGGAGATATTGTTGCTCACTATACAAGGAAAGTGAGCAGTACAGTATCCCCGAAACCTCACCATGCTGCGCTGGTAGAATGTAATACCAATGCGAAGAAGCAAACCGTGAAAGGAAAGGTTAAGAATGATAATCATGCAAATGCCACAGTGAATGAGGATTCAGAAAATGAATCGAAGGTAAATTCGAAGTCAGAATCACTTGTGAGAAGCATCAGCATTGTTAAGAAAACAACTGAAGCTGCTGTTTCTGCGATGGATCAGAATATCTCTGGCTCAGCCATCACTGAGAAAAATGATACGGAGCATACAGATTCTGATGGAgttaaatctgaaaataagaCTCCTTTGCAGAAACtagtgatgtctgttggtgcgAAGATTGTTGCTAGCAAGAAGAGGAtattggaatttgggcttgacAAAACTGCTGGAAGGTCACCAATTACCATGCCATCcatgaaaaagacaagaaaTACATCTTCTGATCCAGATACAGAGCAACTAAATAAGTCTTCTGGAGAGAAGCTTGATGGGAAGAACTGTGATTCAGGAAACAAACGTGTTCTTAGGGAACGGCAGAATTGCAGTCAGACAATTTTGTCAAGCAGATCTTCTAACCACACTAATCAAAATGCTATCAAGCTGACACAGGAGCAATCTGATGATGACGAGATCGTCCGTGATACTTCCTACAAGAGAACTCGTAGAGGACGTAGCCGTGATGCTCCTCCTATCGTGCCAGAACAAGAGGACTCTAGTGACTCAGAAGAAGACTTTGTCTTGAAAAAGTATcagcaaaaaaggaaaaaatctgATCGAGCGGCTGGATCTAAGTTGAGGCATTCTTCTGCTCCTTCCAAAGCAGGTCGCTTGGGTAGATCTGTTCCAAACAGTTCTGAATCTAGCCCCTTGTCTCTGCCAGCAGGAAAGGGGAAAGTGAAGGTGCCTGAAGGCAAGGGGAAGTCAGACAGGGCTCCGACTATGAAAACTGTAAGCCCAAGTGGGCAGACAAATGCAGGAAGTCTTCGTGAAGAAAAGCAAAAAATAAGTGATCAGATAAAGGCCATACTTGTAGATGCTGGTTGGAAGATTGATTTGAGACCCAGAAATGGTAGAAATTACATGGATTCTGTGTATATACCTCCTAGTGGCAAAGGATCTTACTGGTCAGTCACAAAAGCATATTATGCGTTTCGTGAAACCATGGAATCTGAACAAAAGGACAGCTCTAAAGTCCAGAGTTTATCGAAAAAATCTGTTGGTAGCCCTGGCAAAAGGCAGGCTTCTAGTTCTTCAGGTTGTACTTTAACAGAGGACATCCTtagcaaattaaaaagggttGTTGTAAACAGACGGACAACCAAAATAGAGATTCAAAGGCTGAGAAAGAAAGCGTTTAAAAAGGGTACgtcaaaggaaaagaagaaTAAGACTACaagaaatgaaagaaaaaagcgAGGTGGCTGTGCTCTACTTGCTCGTGGATCAAATAAGGAGTCTGACAGCAGCGCTGATGGTTTTGTTCCGTATGAATGGAAACGTACGATTTTCTCCTGGCTGATTGATCTGGGTGTTCTATCAGTCAACACTAAGCTGAAATGTATGGATGAAAGCCACTCAGAAGTTTTACTGGAGGGTATAGTCACTAGGGATGGGATTAACTGCAGCTGCTGTAGTAAGGTCCTTTCAGTGCTTGAATTTGTGGCTCATGCTGGTGGTGAAGTGAAGAAGCCATACAGAAACATAGTTGTAGATGGGCTGGACATTGACCTTTTGCACTGTCTTACTAATGCATGGAATAAGCAATCTGATTCTGAAAGGCAGGATTTCTTTCCTATTAGCATCGAGGGCGATGACCCTAATGATGACACATGTGGTATTTGTGGTGATGGAGGTGATTTGATCTGCTGTGATGGATGCCCCTCGACATTCCACATGAGTTGTCTAGGACTGGAG GCACTTCCCTCAGATGATTGGTGTTGTGCAAACTGCTCGTGTAAATTTTGTCATGAACATTCTAGTGATGATGCTGAAGACATTGCTGATGCTGATTCTTCATTGCGTAGTTGTTCCCAGTGCGAAGAACAGT ATCACCAAGCCTGCTCTCCTGAGATTGATTCCATAACCAGCGATTCAGATCAATCATGCAATTTATTCTGCCAAAAAAGTTGCAGACTG CTGTTTGAGGAATTGCAGAATCTTCTGGGAGTCAAAAAGGATCTTGAACAAGAATTTTCATGCCGAGTTGTTCAGCGCATCCATGAAGATGTACCAGAAACAGCAATTGCTTTGGATGAAAGGGTTGAGTGTAACTCCAAGATTGCTGTTGCGCTTTCGTTAATGGATGAGTGCTTTCTTCCGATTGTTGACCAGAGAACTGGCATCAATTTGATACGCAATGTTGTGTATAGCTGTGG ATCAAATTTTGTGCGACTGGATTTCCATGGATTCTATATCTTTATTTTGGAACGTGGAGATGAAATGATAGCTGCAGCATCTGTCAG AATACATGGAACCAAGTTAGCTGAGATGCCGTTCATTGGTACCCGGAATATGTACAGGCGTCAAGGAATGTGCCGCCGGCTTCTAGATGGAATTGAAATG ATCCTCAgatccctcaatgttgagaagTTGATCATTCCTGCTATATCAGAACTTGTGGACACCTGGACAACTAAATTTGGTTTTAGTCCACTTGAAGATTCTGAGACGCAAGAAGTGAAGTCTGTTAGCATGCTAGTTTTTCCTGGTACAGGTCTTCTCCAAAAGCAATTGCTGCAGAAGGCTTTACCTGATGAAGACCCATGCCCCACAGGAG CTGGTGCCATTTTGTCTGGAAGCAAAAGCGGGAAACCATCTGATGTGGCCATTGATGATTCTCTTTGCTCTGTTGCAAGTCCTGATCCCCTAGGTTCTGGGGTCACAGAGCATATGGACAGCAGCACAAATGGTGATGGTACTTGCAATG ATGGGTAA